In Mycobacterium sp. 050128, one genomic interval encodes:
- a CDS encoding NEW3 domain-containing protein: MQLVSAQSTELFVGPQNTPIQLARVAVEGVTEPTPLRIDGDGLHGEAIAEVGDEAVEIAVTVRRPTVGERRPARAHAGDTSVEFEFTVAEPGWTMFMVSHFHYDPVWWNTQGAYTSEWREDPPGKGRQTNGFELVHAHLEMARREPEYKFVLAEVDYLKPYWDTHPEDRADLRRFIAEGRVEIMGGTYNEPNTNLTSPETTIRNLVHGIGFQRDVLGADPATAWQLDVFGHDPQFPGMAADAGLTSSSWARGPHHQWGPTHSGGVEGMQFCSEFEWISPSGRGLLTHYMPAHYGAGWGMDSAASLAAAQDATYAVFDQLKRVALTRNVLLPVGTDYTPPNKWVTEIHRDWAARYTWPRFVCALPKEFFAAVRAELDERGSVPSPQTRDMNPIYTGKDVSYIDTKQANRAAENAVLDAERYAVFAALMTGADYPQAALAKAWVQLAYGAHHDAITGSESDQVYLDLLTGWRDAWELGRAARDNSLALLSGALSSQAGDVVVWNSLTQRRTDIVTARVDPPLAAGVRVHDVDGAELPTMVEHDGRSVTWLARDVPSLGWRAYRLAPAQEATGWEAVPGCEIENEHYRLAVDPARGGAVVSLVQDGRELIADGRVGNELAVYDEYPAHPTQGEGPWHLLPKGPVVGSSESPAQVQAYRGPLGQRLVVHGRIGELLCYTQTLTLWNGVARVDCRTTIDEFTGADRLLRLRWPCPVPGAMPVSEVGDAVVGRGFALLHDGPRSVDTEHLPWTLDNPAYSWFGLSSAARVRLGDNDIRALSVAEVVSPSEASSGPLARELMVALVRAGVTATCSGADRPRYGNLAVDSNLPDVRIALGGPDRNAFTKAVLAEADPEYAEEFARQLSKRGRARVWVPAATALAAAWVPGADLSGVRALPVLVIDGTDEKRLNAEIASVADDLDDAEIVVKQRAAAGVEPFESRTVALLNRGVPSFAVDSEGTLHTALLRSCTGWPSGTWIDEPRRTAPDGSNFQLQHWTHHFDYALTGGDGDWRHVGIPSRSAQFSHPLRAVFPDRRRGKLASTGSLLHIEPADTVHVGAFKAAGNPLTAGRAEPVDPAAVAVRLVESTGAHTRVSIGSAIGKVGSLQLADLLETPHGRQRSIQLHGYQVATVLARLKIPKAFDEPAALAPEAENAQPLYARYWLHNRGPAPLGGLPAVAHLHPQRATAEPGDELTLRLTAASDCTDTELHGVVALACPDGWSATPAELPLRLGSGEHREADVVLTIPAAAAPGQYPIRAQLRIAGDNLPAAWHQTVEDVSIVEIGADQDTELVYLVDGPDEITMRAGQTTRLAVTIGSHAAADLSAEAHLISPWGTWEWIGPASVGALLPARRTVEFGFDVSPPAWLEPGQWWALIRVGCAGRLVYSPAVQVTVT; this comes from the coding sequence ATGCAGCTGGTTTCGGCGCAGTCGACCGAACTGTTCGTTGGACCGCAGAACACGCCGATACAGCTGGCCCGTGTCGCCGTCGAGGGGGTGACCGAGCCGACGCCGCTCCGCATCGACGGTGACGGTCTGCACGGTGAGGCGATCGCCGAGGTTGGCGACGAGGCCGTCGAGATTGCGGTGACCGTGCGGCGCCCGACCGTGGGTGAGCGGCGACCCGCCCGGGCGCACGCCGGCGACACCAGTGTTGAGTTCGAGTTCACCGTGGCCGAGCCGGGCTGGACGATGTTCATGGTCAGCCACTTCCACTACGACCCGGTGTGGTGGAACACGCAGGGCGCCTACACCAGTGAATGGCGAGAAGACCCGCCGGGCAAAGGTCGGCAGACCAACGGTTTCGAATTGGTGCACGCGCATCTGGAAATGGCCCGCCGCGAGCCCGAGTACAAATTCGTGCTGGCCGAGGTGGACTACCTCAAGCCGTACTGGGACACTCACCCCGAGGACCGCGCCGACCTGCGCCGCTTCATCGCCGAAGGCCGGGTCGAGATCATGGGCGGCACCTACAACGAACCCAACACCAACCTCACCAGTCCGGAAACGACGATCCGAAACCTGGTGCACGGCATTGGTTTTCAACGTGATGTGCTGGGCGCCGATCCGGCGACGGCATGGCAGCTCGACGTGTTCGGCCACGACCCGCAGTTCCCCGGGATGGCCGCCGATGCCGGGCTGACGTCGAGTTCGTGGGCCCGCGGACCACACCACCAGTGGGGACCGACCCACTCCGGCGGTGTCGAGGGCATGCAGTTCTGCAGCGAGTTCGAGTGGATTTCCCCCTCCGGGCGCGGCCTGCTCACGCACTACATGCCGGCGCATTACGGGGCGGGCTGGGGGATGGATTCGGCGGCGTCGCTGGCCGCGGCGCAAGACGCCACGTATGCGGTGTTCGACCAGCTCAAGAGGGTCGCGTTGACCCGCAACGTGCTGTTGCCGGTGGGCACCGACTACACCCCGCCGAACAAGTGGGTCACCGAAATCCACCGCGACTGGGCCGCGCGCTACACCTGGCCGCGATTCGTGTGCGCGCTGCCGAAGGAGTTCTTCGCGGCGGTGCGCGCCGAGCTGGACGAGCGAGGGTCGGTGCCGTCCCCGCAGACGCGCGACATGAACCCGATCTACACCGGCAAGGACGTCTCCTACATCGACACCAAACAGGCGAACCGCGCCGCCGAAAACGCGGTGCTGGACGCCGAGCGTTACGCGGTGTTCGCCGCGCTGATGACCGGCGCCGACTACCCGCAGGCCGCGCTGGCCAAGGCGTGGGTGCAGCTGGCCTACGGCGCGCACCACGACGCGATCACCGGCTCGGAATCCGACCAGGTCTACCTCGATCTGCTGACCGGTTGGCGCGACGCGTGGGAACTGGGTCGCGCGGCCCGCGACAACTCCCTGGCGCTGCTGTCGGGCGCGTTGAGTTCTCAGGCCGGTGACGTGGTCGTCTGGAATTCGCTGACGCAGCGGCGCACCGACATCGTCACCGCACGGGTTGATCCGCCGCTGGCCGCGGGGGTGCGGGTGCACGACGTCGACGGTGCCGAGCTGCCCACAATGGTTGAGCACGACGGGCGGTCGGTCACTTGGCTGGCCCGTGACGTCCCGTCGCTGGGCTGGCGGGCCTACCGGCTGGCTCCCGCCCAGGAGGCGACCGGCTGGGAGGCGGTGCCCGGATGCGAAATCGAAAACGAGCACTACCGGTTGGCGGTCGACCCGGCCCGGGGCGGCGCGGTGGTGTCGTTGGTTCAGGATGGCCGCGAGCTGATCGCGGATGGGCGGGTGGGCAACGAGCTCGCCGTCTACGACGAATACCCGGCCCACCCGACGCAGGGCGAGGGCCCTTGGCATCTGCTGCCCAAGGGGCCGGTGGTGGGCTCGTCCGAATCGCCGGCGCAGGTGCAGGCTTACCGAGGACCGCTCGGTCAGCGGCTCGTCGTGCACGGCCGGATTGGCGAATTGCTGTGCTATACACAGACATTGACGCTGTGGAACGGCGTAGCGCGGGTGGACTGCCGCACCACGATAGACGAATTCACCGGTGCGGATCGCCTGCTGCGGCTGCGCTGGCCGTGTCCGGTGCCAGGTGCCATGCCGGTCAGCGAGGTGGGCGACGCCGTCGTCGGCCGCGGTTTCGCGTTGCTGCACGACGGACCTCGCTCGGTGGACACCGAGCACTTGCCGTGGACGTTGGATAACCCGGCCTACAGCTGGTTCGGTCTATCGTCGGCTGCGCGGGTTAGATTGGGAGATAACGATATTCGCGCGTTATCTGTGGCCGAGGTGGTGTCGCCGTCGGAAGCGTCATCCGGACCACTGGCGCGCGAGCTGATGGTCGCCCTGGTCCGCGCCGGCGTGACGGCCACCTGCAGTGGCGCCGACAGGCCGCGCTACGGCAACCTCGCGGTCGACTCCAACCTGCCCGACGTCCGCATTGCGCTGGGCGGCCCCGACCGCAACGCCTTCACCAAAGCGGTACTCGCCGAAGCCGATCCGGAATACGCCGAGGAATTCGCGCGCCAGCTGTCGAAGCGGGGCCGAGCCAGGGTGTGGGTGCCCGCGGCGACGGCATTGGCGGCGGCCTGGGTGCCCGGAGCCGACCTGAGCGGGGTGCGTGCGCTGCCCGTGCTGGTGATCGACGGCACCGATGAGAAGCGTCTCAACGCCGAAATAGCCTCGGTGGCAGACGATCTCGATGATGCCGAGATCGTCGTCAAACAGCGCGCGGCCGCTGGCGTGGAACCCTTCGAATCCCGCACGGTCGCGTTGCTCAACCGCGGCGTGCCGAGCTTCGCCGTCGACAGCGAAGGCACGCTGCACACCGCGCTGTTGCGGTCCTGCACCGGCTGGCCGTCCGGCACTTGGATCGACGAACCACGCCGCACCGCGCCCGACGGGTCGAACTTCCAACTGCAGCACTGGACACACCACTTCGACTACGCGCTGACCGGCGGGGACGGCGACTGGCGGCACGTCGGCATCCCCAGCCGCAGCGCGCAGTTCTCCCATCCGCTGCGCGCCGTCTTCCCCGATCGGCGGCGAGGCAAGCTGGCCTCCACCGGGTCGCTGCTGCACATCGAGCCCGCCGATACCGTGCACGTCGGCGCGTTCAAGGCGGCCGGCAACCCGCTCACAGCCGGTCGCGCCGAGCCCGTCGACCCCGCCGCGGTGGCAGTGCGGCTGGTCGAATCGACCGGCGCCCACACTCGGGTGTCGATCGGTTCCGCGATCGGCAAGGTGGGCTCGCTACAGCTCGCTGACCTGCTGGAGACACCGCACGGACGCCAGCGGTCGATCCAGCTGCACGGCTACCAGGTCGCCACCGTGCTGGCCCGGCTCAAGATCCCCAAGGCATTCGATGAGCCCGCCGCGCTGGCCCCGGAAGCCGAGAACGCCCAGCCGCTGTACGCGCGCTACTGGCTGCACAATCGCGGGCCCGCGCCGCTGGGCGGACTGCCGGCCGTCGCGCACCTGCACCCGCAGCGGGCGACCGCCGAGCCGGGCGATGAGCTGACGCTGCGGCTCACCGCGGCCAGTGACTGCACCGACACCGAGCTGCACGGCGTGGTCGCGCTGGCGTGCCCGGACGGCTGGTCCGCGACGCCCGCCGAGCTGCCGCTGCGGCTCGGCAGCGGCGAGCACCGGGAGGCCGACGTAGTGCTGACGATCCCGGCCGCAGCTGCGCCCGGCCAGTACCCGATCCGGGCGCAGCTGCGCATCGCCGGGGACAACCTCCCGGCCGCCTGGCACCAGACCGTCGAGGACGTGAGC
- a CDS encoding DinB family protein, with the protein MTDERSALREYLAFHQSSFFAVSYGLTDEQARSSPSASALSVGGLVKHVTRMQRSWMARIAAAPDPGPKDPRPFDAKAFADQHVMRPDETLDGLLRDFAEQNAESLRLVETADLDAAVPVPHDVPWFPKDLDAWSVRWVILHVINELARHAGHADIVRETIDGATMYDLIAGLEGWEIEGWVTPWNTGPDR; encoded by the coding sequence GTGACCGATGAGCGCAGCGCCCTGCGCGAATACCTGGCGTTCCACCAAAGCTCCTTCTTCGCGGTGTCCTACGGCCTCACCGACGAGCAGGCCCGGTCGTCACCGTCGGCCAGTGCGCTGTCGGTCGGCGGGCTGGTCAAGCACGTGACACGGATGCAACGCAGCTGGATGGCACGCATCGCGGCCGCGCCGGACCCGGGACCGAAGGATCCCCGGCCGTTCGACGCCAAGGCGTTCGCGGACCAGCACGTGATGCGGCCCGACGAGACCCTGGACGGGCTGCTGCGGGATTTCGCAGAACAGAACGCGGAGTCGCTGCGTCTGGTGGAAACCGCCGACCTCGACGCCGCGGTGCCGGTGCCACACGATGTTCCGTGGTTTCCCAAGGACCTGGATGCCTGGTCGGTGCGGTGGGTGATCCTGCACGTCATCAATGAGTTGGCCCGCCACGCGGGGCACGCCGACATCGTCCGGGAGACCATCGACGGAGCCACGATGTACGACCTGATCGCCGGGCTGGAAGGCTGGGAGATCGAGGGCTGGGTGACACCCTGGAACACCGGGCCGGATCGGTAA
- a CDS encoding ABC1 kinase family protein has protein sequence MSSTKHRDVAKLDRVPLPIEAARVAVTGWQVTRSAARVVTKLPGRGPWQQKVIKQLPQTFADLGPTYVKFGQIIASSPGAFGESLSREFRGLLDRVPPADSEQVHKLFVEELGADPADLFAKWDETPFASASIAQVHYATLHSGEEVVVKIQRPGIRRRVAADLQILKRFAQAVELAKLGRRLSAQDVVADFSANLAEELNFRLEAQSMEAWVSHLHVSPLGRNIRVPTVHWEFTSDRVLTMERVQGIRIDDVAAIRKAGFDGVELVKALLFSLFEGGLRHGLFHGDLHAGNLYVDDQGRIVFFDFGIMGRIDPRTRWLLRELVYALLVTKDHAAAGKIVVLMGAVGTVKPEAEAAKDLERFATPLTMSTLGDMSYADIGRQLSTLADAYDVKLPRELVLIGKQFLYVERYMKLLAPKWQMMSDPQLTGYFANFMVEVSREHDTDLEA, from the coding sequence ATGAGCTCTACCAAACACCGAGACGTGGCCAAGCTCGACCGGGTGCCGTTGCCGATCGAAGCGGCCCGAGTCGCGGTCACCGGTTGGCAGGTCACCCGCTCCGCCGCTCGCGTCGTCACCAAGCTGCCGGGCCGGGGCCCGTGGCAACAGAAGGTGATCAAGCAGCTCCCCCAGACCTTCGCCGACCTGGGTCCCACGTATGTGAAGTTCGGCCAGATCATCGCCTCCAGCCCGGGCGCGTTCGGAGAGTCGCTGTCCCGCGAATTCCGCGGCCTGCTGGACCGGGTCCCACCCGCCGACTCTGAACAGGTGCACAAGCTGTTCGTCGAGGAGCTCGGCGCCGACCCGGCCGACCTGTTCGCCAAGTGGGATGAGACGCCGTTCGCCTCGGCGTCCATCGCGCAGGTGCACTACGCCACGCTGCACAGCGGCGAGGAGGTCGTGGTCAAGATTCAGCGTCCGGGCATCCGCCGCCGGGTCGCCGCCGACCTGCAGATCCTGAAACGCTTCGCCCAGGCGGTCGAGCTGGCCAAGCTGGGCCGCCGGCTGTCGGCGCAAGACGTGGTCGCCGACTTCTCCGCCAACCTGGCCGAGGAGCTGAATTTCCGTCTCGAGGCGCAGTCGATGGAAGCCTGGGTCTCGCATCTGCACGTATCGCCGCTGGGCCGCAACATCCGGGTGCCGACTGTGCACTGGGAATTCACCAGCGACCGGGTGCTGACGATGGAGCGGGTGCAGGGCATCCGCATTGACGACGTCGCCGCCATCCGCAAGGCCGGGTTCGACGGCGTCGAACTGGTGAAGGCGCTGCTGTTCTCGCTCTTCGAGGGCGGGCTGCGGCACGGGCTGTTCCACGGCGACCTGCACGCGGGCAACCTGTACGTCGACGACCAGGGCCGCATCGTGTTCTTCGACTTCGGCATCATGGGCCGCATCGACCCGCGCACCCGGTGGTTGCTGCGCGAGTTGGTGTACGCGTTGCTGGTCACCAAGGACCACGCCGCGGCCGGCAAGATCGTCGTGCTGATGGGAGCCGTCGGCACGGTCAAGCCCGAAGCCGAGGCCGCCAAGGACCTGGAGCGTTTCGCCACCCCGCTGACCATGTCGACGCTGGGCGACATGTCGTATGCCGACATCGGCCGGCAGCTCTCGACGCTGGCCGATGCCTACGACGTCAAGCTGCCGCGCGAGTTGGTGTTGATCGGCAAGCAGTTCCTCTACGTCGAGCGGTACATGAAGCTGCTCGCGCCGAAGTGGCAGATGATGTCCGACCCGCAGCTGACGGGCTACTTCGCCAACTTCATGGTCGAGGTCAGCCGGGAGCACGACACCGACCTGGAGGCCTAG
- a CDS encoding alpha/beta fold hydrolase, producing the protein MEIRTGYANAGAGSNDLKLYYEDMGDVDDPPVLLIMGLGAQLLLWRTEFCERLVGHGLRVIRYDNRDVGLSGKTERRSVGQSLVTRLGRSWVGLRSKATYTLEDMADDAAAVLDHLDIEAAHVVGASMGGMIAQVFAAQFAHRTRTLGVLFSSNNSAFLPPPAPRALLALIKGPPPTSPRDVILDNAVRVSRIIGSPGYRIPDEQVRAEAAEGYDRNYYPQGVAGQFSAILGSGSLLHHNRRITAPTVVIHGRSDKLMRPFGGRAIARAISGARLVLFDGMGHDLPQQLWDPVIGVLTGNFAEAS; encoded by the coding sequence GTGGAAATCCGTACCGGGTATGCGAACGCCGGAGCCGGGTCGAACGACCTGAAGCTGTACTACGAGGACATGGGCGACGTCGACGACCCGCCCGTGTTGTTGATCATGGGCCTCGGCGCCCAGCTGCTGCTGTGGCGCACCGAGTTCTGCGAGCGGCTGGTCGGCCATGGCCTGCGCGTAATCCGTTACGACAACCGGGATGTCGGACTGTCCGGCAAGACCGAGCGGCGGAGCGTCGGCCAGTCGTTGGTGACGCGATTGGGCCGCTCCTGGGTGGGTCTGCGCAGCAAGGCGACGTACACCCTCGAGGACATGGCCGACGACGCCGCGGCGGTGTTGGACCATCTGGACATCGAGGCGGCCCACGTCGTCGGCGCATCGATGGGCGGGATGATCGCCCAGGTCTTCGCCGCGCAGTTCGCGCATCGCACAAGGACTCTCGGGGTCCTCTTCTCGAGCAATAATTCGGCGTTCCTACCCCCGCCGGCACCGCGCGCATTGCTGGCGCTGATCAAAGGTCCGCCGCCAACCTCGCCCCGCGACGTGATCCTCGACAATGCGGTCCGGGTGAGCAGGATCATCGGCAGTCCGGGTTACCGCATTCCCGACGAGCAGGTTCGCGCGGAGGCCGCCGAGGGATACGACCGCAATTACTACCCGCAGGGCGTCGCCGGGCAGTTCAGCGCGATTCTGGGCAGCGGGAGCCTGCTGCACCACAACCGGCGCATCACGGCACCGACGGTGGTCATCCACGGTCGGTCCGACAAACTGATGCGGCCTTTCGGAGGACGTGCGATCGCGCGCGCAATAAGCGGCGCCCGATTGGTGTTATTCGACGGAATGGGACATGATCTGCCACAGCAGCTGTGGGATCCGGTGATCGGTGTCTTGACGGGCAATTTCGCCGAAGCCAGCTGA
- a CDS encoding cyclopropane mycolic acid synthase family methyltransferase: MVAKLKPYYEESQATYDISDDFFALFLDPNMVYTCAYFKNDDMTLEEAQRAKLDLGLDKLKLEPGMTLLDVGCGWGGALVRAVEKYDVNVIGITLSRNHYERSKSRLAAISTTRRAEARLQGWEEFDEHVDRIISFEAFDAFKKERWPAFWDWAYEVLPDDSRLLMHSIFTHPQSYWKEHGIPITMTDLRFLRFLGKEIFPGGQMCGEPDIVDNAQASGFSLEQTQYLQSHYVRTLDMWAANLEANRERAIAIQSEEVYDRYMRYLTGCADLFRKGISNVGQFTLAK; this comes from the coding sequence ATGGTCGCGAAATTGAAGCCGTATTACGAAGAGTCGCAGGCTACCTACGACATTTCTGACGACTTCTTCGCGTTGTTCTTAGACCCCAACATGGTCTACACCTGCGCATACTTCAAAAACGACGACATGACGCTGGAAGAGGCGCAGCGCGCGAAGCTGGATCTGGGCCTGGACAAGCTGAAGCTCGAGCCGGGAATGACGCTCCTCGACGTCGGATGCGGTTGGGGCGGAGCGCTGGTCCGCGCGGTGGAGAAATACGACGTAAATGTCATCGGCATCACCCTCAGCCGAAATCACTACGAGCGCAGCAAATCTCGGCTTGCCGCCATCTCGACTACCCGCCGGGCCGAGGCCCGCCTGCAGGGTTGGGAAGAGTTCGATGAGCACGTCGATCGGATCATCAGCTTTGAGGCCTTCGACGCGTTCAAGAAGGAGCGGTGGCCCGCGTTCTGGGACTGGGCCTACGAGGTTCTCCCGGACGACAGCCGGCTGCTGATGCACAGCATCTTCACGCACCCGCAGTCGTACTGGAAAGAGCACGGCATCCCGATCACGATGACCGATCTGCGCTTTCTACGATTTCTCGGCAAGGAGATCTTCCCCGGCGGCCAGATGTGCGGTGAACCCGACATCGTCGATAACGCGCAGGCCAGTGGTTTCTCGCTCGAGCAGACGCAATATCTGCAGTCGCACTACGTGCGGACGCTGGACATGTGGGCGGCCAACCTGGAGGCCAATCGCGAGCGCGCCATCGCCATCCAGTCCGAAGAGGTCTACGACCGCTACATGCGCTACCTCACCGGCTGCGCGGACCTGTTCCGCAAAGGCATCTCCAACGTCGGACAGTTCACTCTGGCCAAGTAG
- a CDS encoding cyclopropane mycolic acid synthase family methyltransferase: MAQKLEPHFDDVQAHYDLSDDFYRLFLDPSQTYSCAYFERDDMTLEEAQLAKIDLSLGKLGLRPGMTLLDVGCGWGATMRRAVEKYDVNVIGLTLSKNQAAHVQKSFDEMDNPRSKRVLLAGWEEFDEPVDRIVSIGAFEHFGHDRYSDFFKMAYHVLPGDGVMLLHTITDFTKQEIIDLGLPISIDLLRFIIFIQREIFPGGRLPKIPMVEEHSSDAGFTLTRRQSLQPHYARTLDLWAAALEARKDEAIEIQSEEVYERYMKYLTGCADKFREGYVDVNQFTLAK; encoded by the coding sequence ATGGCGCAAAAACTGGAACCACACTTCGACGACGTGCAGGCGCACTACGACCTGTCCGACGACTTTTACCGGCTGTTCCTGGATCCCAGCCAGACCTACAGCTGCGCGTACTTCGAGCGCGACGACATGACGCTGGAGGAAGCCCAGCTCGCCAAGATCGATTTGTCGCTGGGCAAGCTGGGCCTTCGGCCCGGCATGACGCTGCTCGACGTCGGCTGCGGCTGGGGTGCCACCATGCGCCGCGCTGTCGAGAAGTACGACGTGAACGTGATCGGCCTGACGCTGTCCAAGAACCAGGCCGCGCACGTGCAGAAGTCGTTCGACGAAATGGACAACCCCCGGAGCAAGCGCGTGCTGCTGGCCGGCTGGGAAGAGTTCGACGAGCCGGTCGACCGCATCGTGTCGATCGGCGCGTTCGAGCACTTCGGCCACGACCGCTACAGCGACTTCTTCAAGATGGCCTACCACGTGCTGCCCGGCGACGGCGTGATGCTGCTGCACACCATCACCGACTTCACGAAGCAGGAAATCATCGACCTGGGCTTGCCCATCTCCATCGACCTGCTGCGCTTCATCATATTCATTCAGCGGGAGATCTTCCCCGGCGGGCGATTGCCGAAAATCCCTATGGTGGAAGAACATTCGAGCGATGCCGGTTTCACGCTGACTCGCCGCCAGTCGCTGCAGCCACACTATGCCCGGACCCTCGACCTGTGGGCGGCGGCGTTGGAAGCGCGCAAGGACGAGGCGATCGAGATCCAGTCCGAAGAGGTCTACGAGCGCTACATGAAGTACCTGACGGGCTGCGCCGACAAATTCCGAGAGGGTTACGTCGACGTCAACCAATTCACGCTGGCAAAGTAA
- the mmaA2 gene encoding cyclopropane mycolic acid synthase MmaA2 codes for MTRKLTPHFADVQAHYDLSDDFFRLFLDPSQTYSCAYFERDDMTLEEAQLAKIDLALGKLGLQPGMTLLDVGCGWGATMRRAVEKYDVNVVGLTLSKNQAAHVQKSFDEMDNPRSKQVLLAGWEQFDEPVDRIVSIGAFEHFGHDRYDDFFTMAHNVLPDDGVMLLHTITGLTGPQIVERGIPLTFEMARFIKFIVTEIFPGGRLPSIEKVEDHSSKHGFRLTRRQSLQLHYARTLDLWAAALESHKDEAIEIQSEEVYERYMKYLTGCANAFRVGYIDVNQFTLEK; via the coding sequence ATGACTCGGAAACTGACACCGCACTTCGCCGACGTGCAGGCGCACTACGACCTGTCCGACGACTTCTTCCGCCTGTTCCTGGATCCCAGCCAGACCTACAGCTGCGCGTACTTCGAGCGCGACGACATGACGCTGGAGGAAGCCCAGCTCGCCAAGATCGACCTGGCGCTGGGCAAGCTCGGCCTGCAACCGGGCATGACGCTGCTCGACGTCGGCTGCGGCTGGGGTGCCACCATGCGTCGCGCTGTCGAGAAGTACGACGTGAACGTCGTTGGCCTGACGCTGTCCAAGAACCAGGCCGCGCACGTGCAGAAGTCGTTCGACGAAATGGACAACCCCCGGAGCAAGCAGGTGCTGCTGGCCGGCTGGGAGCAGTTCGACGAGCCGGTCGACCGCATCGTGTCGATCGGCGCGTTCGAGCACTTCGGCCACGACCGCTACGACGACTTCTTCACGATGGCCCACAACGTACTGCCCGATGACGGCGTGATGCTGCTGCACACCATCACCGGATTGACGGGGCCGCAGATCGTCGAACGTGGCATACCGCTGACGTTCGAGATGGCCCGCTTCATCAAGTTCATCGTTACCGAGATCTTCCCGGGCGGGCGGCTGCCCTCCATCGAGAAGGTCGAGGACCACTCGTCGAAGCATGGTTTCCGGTTGACCCGGCGCCAATCGTTGCAGCTGCACTACGCCAGGACACTCGATCTGTGGGCAGCGGCGCTGGAATCGCACAAGGACGAGGCCATCGAGATCCAGTCCGAAGAGGTCTACGAGCGCTACATGAAATACCTGACCGGCTGCGCCAACGCGTTCCGGGTCGGCTACATCGACGTCAACCAATTCACCCTGGAGAAGTAG
- a CDS encoding cyclopropane mycolic acid synthase family methyltransferase, with translation MSKSSAGATRPRSNEADVRAHYDLSNEFFALFQDPTRTYSCAYFPQEGMSLHEAQVAKLDLTLDKLALEPGMTLLDVGCGWGSMMKRAVEKYDVNVVGVTLSKNQDAYCQQVLDTIDSKRSHRVLLTDWADFTEQVDRIVIIEALEHFGFDRYDDFFQFAYDVLPDDGVMLLHSITALHPKQMTERGIPVTIEMAKFIRFILNDIFPGGRLPSIEKVEDHSAKAGFAVTRRQSLQSDFAHTLDMWADALEAHKDQAVEIQSEEVYERYMKFLTGCARAFRMGYIDCNQFTLEK, from the coding sequence ATGTCTAAAAGTTCAGCGGGTGCCACGCGGCCACGGTCTAACGAGGCCGATGTTCGAGCGCACTACGACCTATCCAACGAATTCTTCGCGCTGTTCCAGGACCCGACCCGCACCTACAGCTGCGCATACTTCCCCCAGGAGGGCATGTCGCTGCATGAGGCGCAGGTCGCCAAGCTGGATCTGACACTCGACAAGCTGGCGCTGGAGCCGGGGATGACCCTGCTCGACGTCGGGTGTGGCTGGGGTTCGATGATGAAGCGCGCCGTCGAGAAGTACGACGTCAATGTCGTCGGGGTGACCCTGTCCAAGAACCAGGACGCCTACTGTCAGCAGGTGCTCGACACGATCGACTCGAAGCGCTCACACCGCGTGCTGCTGACCGACTGGGCGGATTTCACCGAGCAGGTGGACCGTATCGTCATCATCGAAGCGCTCGAGCACTTCGGCTTTGACCGCTACGACGACTTCTTCCAATTCGCCTACGACGTCCTGCCGGATGACGGGGTGATGCTGCTGCATTCGATCACCGCCTTGCATCCCAAGCAGATGACGGAGCGCGGCATACCGGTGACGATTGAAATGGCGAAGTTCATCCGGTTCATCCTGAATGACATCTTCCCCGGGGGCCGCCTGCCGTCCATCGAGAAGGTGGAGGACCACAGCGCCAAGGCGGGTTTCGCCGTCACCCGTCGGCAATCGTTGCAGTCCGACTTCGCACACACCCTCGACATGTGGGCCGACGCCCTCGAGGCCCATAAAGACCAGGCGGTCGAGATCCAATCCGAAGAGGTCTACGAGCGCTACATGAAATTCCTGACCGGCTGCGCCAGGGCGTTCCGGATGGGCTATATCGACTGCAATCAGTTCACGCTGGAAAAGTAG